The genomic DNA GCTGGTGGAGCAGGTGCGCGAGTCGTGCTCGGCGGCCGTGCTCGACGGCCTCGATATCGTCTACGTGCTGCGCCTGCCCACGCACAAGATCATGCGCACCAACCTGGGCGTGGGCTCGCGCCTGCCCGCCGCCTGGACATCCATGGGGCGGGTGCTGCTGGCGGGCCTGCCCGACGACGCACTGGTGGCACGGCTGCAGGGGCTGACGCTGCAACGCTTCACCCAGTACACCACGGCAGACATGCCCACCCTGCTGGCGCATATCCGCCAGGCGCGCGCGCAGGGCTGGTGCCTGATCAATCAGGAGCTGGAAGAAGGCTTGATTTCGCTGGCCGCGCCGCTGACCAACCGCGCCGGCCAGACCGTGGCCGCGCTCAATATCAGCGGCCAGGCCAACCGCACCAGCGCCGAGGTGATGCAGGCCACCATGCTGCCCGCGCTGCTGCGCGCGGCGCAGACCATTTCACGCATGCTGGGCACCCAACGCA from Acidovorax sp. T1 includes the following:
- a CDS encoding IclR family transcriptional regulator domain-containing protein, with product MGNPTPSARPKPGDSYVQSFARGLEVIRSFSAAAPQQTLSEVAAQTGLTRAGARRILLTLQTLGYVESDGRLFRLTPRILDLGFAYLSSMPIWDLAEPVMEALVEQVRESCSAAVLDGLDIVYVLRLPTHKIMRTNLGVGSRLPAAWTSMGRVLLAGLPDDALVARLQGLTLQRFTQYTTADMPTLLAHIRQARAQGWCLINQELEEGLISLAAPLTNRAGQTVAALNISGQANRTSAEVMQATMLPALLRAAQTISRMLGTQRT